Part of the Xiphophorus maculatus strain JP 163 A chromosome 3, X_maculatus-5.0-male, whole genome shotgun sequence genome, ttagtacgcctaaaaaaacaaaacaactaactTACATCTAACTTTTTatcaagaaatatgagcttgttaaAATCAGTAACTCCTTAAAACTTATGAAAAAGTACAATAGGAGCATTTTAGTGATCCTTTACGATGATTTAAAGATGTTTAACGTGTATTTTATGTTTGGATTGTTACCAAACTTGaaatttttgtcatgtttatctTCACATGCCTGAGTACTAAacgtcttttcttctttttctcctctctgtgaCATCTCTGGACCATCTCGACCTCCTGTTTTGTGGGAGCGCAGTACTCTCCCAGCATGCTGACTGGTTACGGGGGAAATCAATCACACCCCAACCCCTCCCATTCGAGGAACCTGTATTCACgttaattcttctttttttgctagaaaatgtatagaaaaaaaaatgtttagttttcatATGAATGGACActttaatgaaatgaaaaagaaactaatctaaataaaatgaatgctaGATGTGAATCAGTACCACaggaaaatattattaaaagcACTTAAAAAGGAAGGGATTGCTGACGTAACCAGCTGCAACGCTGCTGGTTGTTGGTGCGAAGCTACAAATCGACGCCTCACGGTCTAACTTCTTCCCCCTTTGTCTGTTGGAAATCTGTGTAAACTGTGAACAGTGACGAGGCCAGTCTGAACGGTATCAATGCTACAAGCGTTGTAGTTTTATATTCTTACATGTATCTGTACCACCcgtttattttcatgtttttatatgaatattgtgtagaaaaaaaagggaaaaaaccaCTGGCTCGTAGCAAAACagctcatttttttctgtgaatggTTATGCAGTTCCTTCACTtggtatacattttttttattattattactttttataggtgGCAGTTCTGTCTTTTCCTTGTACTACTTAATGATGCTACTCTGTATATTTCACTGTCGACCGTATCTCAGTATTCATGAGCCTTTgtctaaaaggaaaaacaacaaaaaaaaggagaaaaactctACTTTGTTTAATGGAGAACTACAACTGCCACTCGGAGTGGAAGAACTACAAATCCCACGCAAATGACAGCAGGTACATAGCAATATGACCCTTGCTACTGGTGCTGCAGTAGCTCTACCGTAACAAGCAATAATAACTATGTATAGCATCGGGTTTCTGGGATCTCTCCAAGATGTTTTGTGTATATATGGTATGATTTGAGGTTTCATCGAATCCCCCTTCCCTGCCAACTGACCCTGTTAATTGAGTTTGTATGGTTACCAATGCTCCTTTTGAATGGCATCCTTTTACACTCCAGAgtctaatataaataaaaacaacttcaatAACCTGTAAACAgcctttgctttctttttatgaGTGGATAACAAAACAGAGCATGCGTCgcagtaaattaaaacaagaggTCCAcgtttattattataaataagcATCAACAACAGGAACTCAAGAGGTTCAGGATTAGTCACTAGTGTCCATCAGAGACGGCGCTCCTACTTATTTGAGTATGCATAGTTCAACGGGCGAGACGAAAATACAAACATACAGCATCCAGTCACAGAACAGCTTTGTTTTTGCATGTGTTACAGACAGCTGAAAATAACCTGAATTTATCTGATGActcatcaaaataaacacaaactccaCTGCAGATAAGACTCGCCTGCATCGTCACATCTTATTaggaaaataaagacataagATGTACATTTTGATGATGACTCACATGGGAACTATGAAGCAGGCTTAAAACACTCAAGAATATTAATGTGTTCTGGCTCGATAACTTCAATCCTGCAAAGCTGTGCGACTCTGCTTTTCCTAATGGATCTATGTGGGAGCATTTTAGAAGAACTATCGTCCCCTAACAGGCTTACTGAACACTCAGTGTGTGACATTTTCTAGTGGTTAGATCTGTCGTCTGCAAGTACTCTATTAATTTAGGTTTCCTTTTTTAGGCATTTGAGATTTTCcagggtgaaaaaaaatctaaaaactctaaaaggttttcagaagaaaaattgGGAGCATATAATAATGCACAAAAGGGCCAAAATTATATCTCTGGATtccaaaataaacatacaacctcactaatatttggataaatatttctttgcaaTTAGTAGTGCCCgcagttttgtttagtttagaaaaatatttgcagaaaattacaAGACTTGAAAACCAAGTAGTTGGAGTACTGTGCAGTCTCAATATTATAATACAAAAACAACCGAAAATGAACCAATACTGTCTCAATCTGGGAACTGGAGGAATACCAGTCTCAGAAAACTGGTAGAGGTTTCAGTGCAATGGATACTGGAAACTAcaagaaaaactgcaatgaaagTCTTCTGAAATgtaatgattttctttctgatcTCACATCTTAAATGTCAACaacaactaatttaataatccaATCAGCTGTTCTCCCAGATAGAAATCTAGATGTTTCATAATGATTCTTGTCTGGGAAAGCAAAAGGCAGCAGAGCATAAGAAAACACTTTCATTTAgcagaaaaagttttctttttccactgaaaATGATTAGCAGAgagttcgattcccggcccagggtctttctgcacagagtttgcaggttctctccgggtactccggcttcctctcacagtccaaaaacttgactgttaggttaattggtctctaggtgtgagtgtgcatggttgtttgtcctgtctgtctctctgttgccctgcgacagactggcgacctgtccagggtgaccctgcctctcgcccagaacgttagctggagaaaggcaccagcacctcccaacGCCACtaaggacaagggtgttagaaaatggatggttGATTAGCAGATGTGTTTATGTGTATGGATTTAATCCCAAGCAAAGTCAACTTCCTACAGCTCAGGTTAACAGGGCAGACAAGATCCGCCATTGTGACGATATAAACTCACAGCAGGCAGAGTCACAAAGTTTCCTGATTCATAGCCGCAGATCCTGCTACATAGTTCAGCCATCCTGGTACGTGTGTGCCTGAATAAGCACAACCAAACACATTTACACCTCACAAATCCCACTCCGCAGTGCATAGAAGAGAAACGACAGAGGAAAAAGACAACGCAGCTGCTTCACCGGTACGTTCTGATATGTCCAAAAATCACCCAAATCTGAGACGACGACAAAGAAAATCACCTCAGAACACGTTTACCTTCGTATTTCAGTAATTAAGGTACCATTAACATGGCTGTTCAATCATTAACACAGCCTGCAAGTAAAACTGCAAACAGTTCAGTCAGTTCTCATAAGCGTATTTGTCTCAAACTAGCCCCACTTCAGCTTCTTCCTTGTTTTAAGACACGGTCATACCAGAGGGAAAGCTTCAACAGCTGTTACAATCGGAAACTTCTTCATTTCAAGAGTAAACTTCACCCTCTGCTTCTCTTTGGATTTTCCTTTATGTATCTGTTAAGTGTATTTTAGTGCATTCCCTGAATACTTTTCTTTAatgaagtgtttaaaaaaaacaacaaaagtctgTAATTTTCCCCGAGGAGCTTTGTGTTTTGATACAAAATGGATCAATTGTTTGGGCTGTCGGGGTTTAACCATGACCCGTCCTCCTCCACGTCCCGCTGGACCACCAGGAGCATCTCTGCCACTTCATGGGACAGCTGCTCGCTGAGAAATGCTCTGCAAGAAAGCAAGAAAGGGAAGTATTAGAAGAAGAATGCAGAGTgtagaagcaaaacaaaaggagTGAAGTAAGAGCCTTGTGATGGCTCGCATGGGAGTGACCGAGTCACTGAGACGAAGTTCAAGCAGGGAACAAAAGCAAAGATTTAACCTAATCCAGAGCGGGCCACATTCCTACCGTAGCTCTGCTTCTCCCCCGATGCAGGCGGGACCCTTCAGTTTGGAGTCCAGGTTGTAGTACTGTCCGTTAACTTGCCGGACGGCCAGCCAGTGCCGCCGCCGGAGCGGAAGGGACACGATGCCCAGAGACACTCGGGAGGGAACGTTGAGAATAAAACCCTGGACCTTTGACATGCAGAGACTCTGAACCGTCCTGCAGGTTTACAAAAGGTAgcgataaataaaaacattcagtagTTCAGAagagtcaaagtccagaactaaatccaattgagaactACGGCAAGTCAGACGTCCATAGCtagttagaaaaaaacaaaacaaaatggttcGTGCCAAGGTTTTTCTAACATTAGATGTGCAAAATCCTATGTCCTTTTCCATGCCACTTTGCATTACTTCGTAACAGAAAAtgccaataaaacacactgaagtttgtgtttgtgatgtgtaacaataaaaaaatattaaacggGGAATTAAAACTGTTGCTATCCAGTACTATAACATAGCGATGGGTTGCTCATGCAAAAAGACATTTCATGACGACTTTAACCACTCACCTGCGTTTGTCCCACCACACAGCGGCCAGGTCTCTGCTCTGTAGTGCTGCCATGATCACATTAACGTCATAGTTTCCTGTGCCCAATACTGACCGATGGGGGTTTACCACACACTGTGGAGCTAACCTGTGAAGAGAGGAATtagtgatgaataaaaacaagtttgtatCCATTTCCGGTTCTTCTTTAAATAAGTGTTAGTTGTTTGTCAAAAACCCACCAGGATCATGACTCATTCTGCGTCATGCTCCTTCAGGCTGAAGACCAACAATGTC contains:
- the josd2 gene encoding josephin-2, which codes for MSDGEVFHEKQRLELCAIHALNNVLQERVFTKETADDICKRLAPQCVVNPHRSVLGTGNYDVNVIMAALQSRDLAAVWWDKRRTVQSLCMSKVQGFILNVPSRVSLGIVSLPLRRRHWLAVRQVNGQYYNLDSKLKGPACIGGEAELRAFLSEQLSHEVAEMLLVVQRDVEEDGSWLNPDSPNN